The region TGTTGCCGGGGCCGTGGCTTTGCTTAACTGATCAATGGCAAAATAAGAAAGAGCGGTGATGCTCATCAGGGCGCAAGTGATTGCACCCAGAACAAAGAAAAGAACGTATTTAAGAAGACGTTTTACAAAGCGCATGGAACTTCCCAACCTAACAGACGAAATGGGGGCTGTCAGCACAGACCACGACCTGCGTAGGGAACTTTTAAGTGGCAAAGACTTTAGAGCAGCTAGGGAAGAACTTTTCCTCGGGTCGAAGATGGTTCTTTTTGAAGTATTCAAACATGTCTTTGAAATAGTTGTTGTAAAAAGGGTCCATCAAACCGCCCGGTTTGACATTGTACTCCCAAGCGCTGGGCCCAATTTTATTGGGCTCGGTGACGAATAAGCGCAGCTTTCCATCGGTGGAATATTTTTGAAAGTTTTTAAACCATTCTTCCAAGGGCACCGGTCTGCCGATAAAAGTATCGACCGCGTACCAGCCGGAGTGATCGCTGGCCTTCACAATAGTCGTGACGTGAAATTGCCAATCAATCGAGCCCGTTCGCATCGGACCGACGACAAAGACTTTTTTAATAGCATCTTTAGAAACACCATGACGAAGTAATTCTAAATGCGCATAAAGCGCACGACCGAAACAAAAGCCGACGATGCCTTTCGGATCATACTTCTGTCCACCCCGATAACCAGTGACTTCATTTTGATTCGTCTTCTGAATGATGGCCTGGGCTTGCTGCGCACTGACCCCATCGATCCGATGCTGGCTGGAGGGTTTGAAGTTATTGATTTCTTCCATCAGGCGGCGGTTGTTTTCAGTGATATCCTGGCCGCTGTAAACTTCCTGGCCACGCATAAAATACAGATCCGCACGAATATCCATTTCGTTCCAACTGGCCGCATGCGACGTCGCCGCATAGGCCAGCGCGAACGCGATCGCGCAAAGAAAAACGCCTTGTTTTCTAAATCTAAAAGTGGACTTTTTCATAACCAATTCCTGATACGCCGATTAAAGCAAAAGCTTTGCCGTCCCAAGAAGGGGAGAACTGGAAAATAGAAGCTTTGGCCTGGCTAAGTTTTGGTCAGGTGGCTATCTTTGGCGGCCCTGCGGCCGTCCCCTGGTAATGTCGTTTTCCATGGGGCTCTTGGTAAAAAAAAGGAAGGCTTGCGGCCTTCCTTTTCACTTTAAGCAGTCACTAAAAATTACTTCGCTTTCTTAGTGGCTTTCTTCGTCGTCTTACGAGCAGCGGGTTTTGCCGCGGTTTTTTTGCTTGTCGCTTTTGCCGCTTTCTTCGTCGTCGCTTTTTTTGCGGAAGATTTTTTCATCGTTTTGTTGAAAAGAGATTTTTCCAATTTCGATTTTTGTGCCACGGCTTTCTTTTTGTAAGCGGCGATGTTTTTTTCCAAATCATCCGCAGACTTTTTCAATTTCGCGATGGTCGTGTTCACTTCTTTTTCGATTTTCGCTTCAGAAGTGCTCAATACTTTTACGATCTCTTGATATTTCTTCCAGGCAAGTTCGATTTGCTCTTCTTTTTTCTGATCGAAAGATTTTTTAAGCTCGGACTCTTTCTTTTTGATTTCGTCGTTCAGCTTTTGGAAGTTTTCAAGAAGGTTTTGCACACCTTTGTTTGCAGAGATATTTTCCAAAATTTTTTGAAATGCTGCTGTAGCCACAAGAGTCTCCTTTGTTAAGACCTAACATACACTCACAAGGGGCGAATTAAAAGCCCCTCGGGACTATTTTGACGTAAAATTAATTGTTTCCAACCAGACTTCGCGTTGCGCAGAAAACTGACCGGGGAATTTCTCAAGGCCCTTTTCGCGGGCTTTCATCGCGTGTTCGGTCATGTAAACCTT is a window of Bdellovibrio sp. ArHS DNA encoding:
- a CDS encoding actin-binding protein, producing MATAAFQKILENISANKGVQNLLENFQKLNDEIKKKESELKKSFDQKKEEQIELAWKKYQEIVKVLSTSEAKIEKEVNTTIAKLKKSADDLEKNIAAYKKKAVAQKSKLEKSLFNKTMKKSSAKKATTKKAAKATSKKTAAKPAARKTTKKATKKAK